The following nucleotide sequence is from Dyella sp. BiH032.
TGCCCATGTCCGCGCAGGACGAATACAGCCCGCTCGCGGCATAAGCGGGGAACGCGTAAGGCGCGAGCGGCTTCTTGTTCTTGTCGTACAGCGTGGCCTGCGGCCCCTCGGTGTCGGCCGGCGTCCAGCCCGATGCCTTCATGCCCAGTGGACGGAAGATGCGCTCGCGCGTGTACATGCGATAGCTGTCGCCTGCCTTGGTCTCCACCGCCAGTGCCACCAAGGCCGAGCCGAGGTTGCTGTAGCTATAGGCCGTGCCCGGCCGGGCCTTGGTGAAGTTGTCGTCGCTGTAGCTGGCGCCCTTCGGATCGAGATAGGCCTGCAGGAATCCCTTGCTGTCGAACGTGGCCGGCGTGCCCTTGCCGTAGCTTTGCGTGTAGAACGGCTCGCGATCGGCGATGCCGGCGCTGTGCGTGGCCAGTTGGCGCAGCGTGATCGGTACCGAGGCGAAGCGTGGGTTGCGCACCGCGAACGGAAGCTCGCCGTCGACGTCCGCGTCCAGCGACAGCGCACCGGCCTGCACCTGCTGCATCAGTGCCGCGGCGAGCACCGGCTTGCTGAGCGAGGCCACCGGCTGGACCGTCTCGGGCGTATAGGGCCGCCTGGAGGCAAGGTCGGCGTAGCCGAAGCCCTTGGCGTAGCGGACGCCGCCGCTGTCGACCACCGCCACGCAGTATCCCGGCAGCACCGAACGCGGCTGCAGTTCCTGCAGCGTGCGTTCCAGCGTGGTCGCCGTTGCCACGGTGGCAGTGGCGCGCGGCAGTGCCGAGGCGGGCAGGCCGATGGAGAGGCTGAGCGCCGCGGCGAGGGAGATGACGGTGGTGGACGTGGGACGTCGGGCGCCTGGGCGGTGCCCGGGCGGCGTCTGGCAGTCGTGCATGGTTCCCTGTTCCTTCGCTGAAGCGGTGATGCTCCTGTCCGGACAGTCTACCAATGGCGGATGACCGCGGTCTTTCCCCGGGCGTCTCACCGCCGGCCGTCAGAATTGCCTGCGGTAGACCACGAAGCCGGACGGCTCGGCCACCTGGTCATAAAGGCGCATGGCGGTGGCGTTCGTGTGATGGGTTTGCCAGTAGACCCGGGGCGAGCCGGCCTGGCGGGCGCGGTCGTACACAGCCTCGATCAAGGCGCGGCCCACGCCGCGGCCGCGAGCCGCTTCGGTGGTGAACAGGTCCTGCAGGTAGCAGCTGAGGCCGATCTGGATCGTGCTGCGGTGGAACAGGTAATGCGCCAGACCGAGCAGTTCCCCTCCGCTCTCGGCGACCAGCGCATGCATGGGTTCGCTTTCGTCGAGGAAGCGAGCCCAGGAGATCCGGGTGATGTCCTCGGGCAACGCGGTGGCGCCGGCGCGGCCGTAGAACGCGTTGTAGCCGTCCCACAGCGGCTTCCACGCTGGATAGTCGTCCGCGCGGATGGAGCGGACGACGATGGGATCGGGCATGGCGGGCCTCATTCGGTCAAGTCGATATCGAGCCCGTAAAGCAGCGAAACGGCCTCGGGCAAGGAGAACTTCGCGCGCTTGACGTCGTTGATCAGTACGTCGATGCGGTAGTCGGTCGCATCGCGGAAATCGGCGCGCGCCAGCCGTGTGCGACGGAAGATCGCCCCGCGCAGGTCGCTGTGCCGGAAATCGGCGTCTTCCAGGTCGGCTTCGGTGAAGTCCACGTCGTGCGCACGGCATTCGATCAGGGCCAGCTCGCGCAGCGACAGGCCGAAGAAGCTGCTGTCGTTCAATGCGCAGCGCTCGAACGCGATGCCTGCACCGAGACGGATCGCCGGCCAGTGCGCCTGCGTCCAGTCGATGCCCACCAGTTTGCTGTCGGTGAAGCGTGCCCCGAACTGGCTGCCGGCCAGGCGCGCCAGGCTGAAGTTGCAGCCGACAAACTCGCAATCGCGGAACCGGCAGTCGCGCAACGTCGCTTCGCTGAAATCGCAGTGCTCGAAGCGGCAGTCGTCGAAGCGAAGGCCTTCGAGCGTGGCGCCTGCGCGATGGATGTCGCGGAACTGGCGGCCCGTATGGTCGCGCTGGTCGAAGGGATCGGCGGACATGGCGGAGCGGCGCGTCCGCGCCTCAGGAGCCGGCGCCCTCGCGCGCCGTGCGCCGCTTGTGGCGCCACCACAGGACCAGCACCACCAGCAGCAGGATGCCGCCCAGCGCCCACAGGCTGCTCTGGCCGCGGCGAATCCACATCACCAGCCATTCGTGATTGTTGGCGCCGAAATAGCCCAGGTAGACCCAGATCGGCACGCTGATCAGCGCGGCCAGGCCGTCGAGCAGGAAGAAGCGCAGGAACGAAACGCGGTGCGTAGTACCGGCCGTGATGTACACCGCGGTACGCATGCCCGGAAGGAAGCGCGCGATGAACATCAGGCGGTTGCCGTAGCGTTCGAATTTCTCCTGCACCTTGGCGTAGCGCTCCGGCGTGAGCACGCGCGCCACCACGCGCCATTGCAGGATGCGCGCGCCGTAATGGTGGCCCAGCAGGAACATGCCCGCGTCGCCCAGCAGCACGCCGACCATCGATACGGCGAACATCACGTGCACGTTGCCGTAGCCCAGGCCGGTGATGACGCCGCCGGCGACCAAAGTGATGTCTTCCGGCAACGGCGCGCCGGCACCGCACAGCAGCAGTGCAATGAAGACGGCTGCGTAGCCGTTTTCGGCGAACAGCGTTACCAGTCGTTCAAGCAGATCCATCGACGTCCTTGCCTGGTCGTGCCCCGGGCCAAGCGAAAAGGAAGGGGCGATGATCCCACAGGCCTGCCATTCCTTGGGCGGCCGGAGGGGGCGGAGCGGGGAAGGATAACCGCATGGCGATGGAGCCTGTCCAGGCTCAGTTCGACGCAGCCGGCGGCTGCACGCGCGCGGCGAGCAGTTCGCGCAGTTCGGCTTTCTCGGCGCTGTCCAGCGCGCCTTCGCGGCTCCTGGCGATCAGCCATTCGCGGCGTTGCTCGGTGGCCTGGTGCTCCATGCGTCGCAGCGCATCGAAGAACTCGATGCGCTGCACCTCGGGCTCGCCGACCACGGTGGCAGCCATGAGTTTTTGCAGTGCGGAATATTCGGAGCGCTCGGCGAAATGTTCTACCAGCACCATCGGATTAATGCCCGGGCGCGCGCGCGCCAGGTCGATCAGCTCGGCCAGCAGGTCCACGCCCGGCTTGTCCAGGCGCAGGAAGCCGTAAGGCCGCTCCACCTGGTCCGCCATGCCGGGCTGGGCCAGCAGCAGGGCAATGGCGCTGCGCACCAGGCTGCGCTGCACCGCCACGGGGCGCTGCGCGGGACGGCGCGCGGCGGGGTCGGCCTGCAGCACGGCGCGGGCGCCGGTGCGCTTTTCCAGTTCCTGCGCCATCAGGTCGCGGAAGGCGCCGTCGGGGAGACGGGCGATCAGCGGCCTGGCGCGTTCGGCGAGGCGGGCACGGCCATCGAGGCTGCCGACATCCACCTCGTGCGCCAGCTCGCTGAAGAAGTATTCCGACAGCGGCGTGGCGTTCTTCAGCCGCTGCTCGAAGCCCTGCTTGCCCTCCTTGCGGATCAGCGTGTCAGGGTCTTCGCCCTCGGGCAGGAACAGGAAATAGGCCTGGCGGCCGTCGCGCAGGCGCGGCAGCGCCGATTCCAGCGCCTTCCACGCCGCAGCGCGGCCGGCGCGGTCGCCGTCGAAGCAGAACACCACGTCGGGCGCGGCGCGGAACAAGATCTCGGTGTGATCCGGCGTGGTCGCGGTGCCCAGCGTGGCCACCGCGATGGGCAGGCCGGCCTGGTGCATGGCGATCACGTCCATGTAGCCCTCGACCACCACGATCCGGGCGAGGTTGCTGTTGGCCTGCTTGACCTGCCACAGGGCGAACAGCTCGCGCCCCTTGTGGAACAGCGGGGTTTCCGGCGAGTTGAGGTATTTGGGCCCCTGCTCGGCTTGCAACACGCGTCCGCCGAAGGCGATGACCCGGCCGCGGCGGTCGAGGATGGGAAACATCAGGCGTTCGCGGAAACGGTCGTACTTGTTGCCGCGCTCGTTGCTGGCCACCATGCCGGCTTCGTTCAGCAGCTGCATGCGGCGTACGTCGCCGCCGAGCGCCTTGATCACGCCGTCGAAGCCGCCCGGCGCCCAGCCAATGCGGAAACGCGCGATGGTCTCGGCGTCCAGGCCGCGCTTCTTGCAGTACGCCTGGGCGTCGGGGCTGTGCGGGAGCTGGCTTTCGTACCAGCGCGCGGCGCCGTCGAGCACGCCGTAGAGGTCGGTCTTGTCCTCGCGCGGGCCGGCGTCGCGGCCGCCCTCGTAGGGCACCTTCATGCCGACGGACTGGGCCAGTTCCTCCACCGCGTCGGGGAATTCCAGGCGGTCGTAGTCCATCAGGAACTTGATGGCGCTGCCGTGCGCGCCGCAGCCGAAGCAGTGGAAGAATTGCTTGGCGGGGCTGACGTAGAACGAGGGCGAACGCTCGTTGTGGAACGGGCAGCAGGCCGTCCATTCCCGTCCGGCTTTCTTCAGCGGCACGCGCCGCTCGATCACGTCGACGATGTCGACGCGGGAGAGCAGTTCATCGATGAAGGTATCGGGGATGCGGCCGCGCATAAGTGGCTTAGTGTACGGGGGCGGTCAAGGGGACGGCAGGCTTCGGGGCGGGAGAGGGGAGGAGGGACATGGCGACAGGCGCGCAGGTGCGTTTCAGACCGGCCGCGGCAGCCGACGTAGGGACGGCCGTGCCGCTGATTCACAGTTCAGGGCCGGCGGCCTTCGAATACGTGTTCGCGGTGCCGAGGCGCAACGACGCCCAGGCCTTCCTGCGCCACGCCTTCGTCGATGGCGCGGGCGAGTTCGGATGGCGCAACCACTGGGTGGGGGAGCTGAACGGGCTGGTGGTGGCGGTGGGCGCGGGCTACGGGGCGGAGGTCCAGTGGGATTTCACCCTGGCGGCGGCGCGGCAGATCCTGGGCTTTTTCGGCTGGCGCCACGCGGGGGCGGTCATCGCCAGGGGACTGCGGGTGGAGCGCATCATTGCGCCGCCCAAGGGCGACATGCATTACCTGGCCCACCTGGGGGTGGATCCGGCGTGGCAGGGGCGGGGCATCGGCCAGGCGCTGATCGGGCATCTGGCCGCGGAGGCGGCGCGGCGGGGGCGGTCACGGCTGGCGCTGGACGTGGCGGTGAGCAACCCCCGCGCGCAGGCGCTTTACGAGCGTTGCGGGTTCGTGGTGCTGGACGAGAAGCCTTCCGCGCTCGCCGATGCGCGGGGGCACGTCCCCGCGCATCGGCGCATGGAGCGATGGTCGGCTGGCTGAGGCGACCCGGTCAGGCGATGTGGAACAGGCCGACCGCCGCCAGCAGGGCGATCAGGAACAAGATCAGGAAGATCGCGAACAGGACTTTCGCGATGGTGCCGGTGATGCCGGACACCGAGTAGAAGCCCATCCAGCCGGTGACCAGCGAAACGATGGCAAAGATGATGGCCCACTTGAGCATGCGTATCTCCCGTCATGAGCCGCGGCTGCGGCGACGCAACGAGCATTGGCTGCGCCGCGTGAAGGGCTTGGCTGGATAATGCGTGCGCGGCGTCATGTTGCGCCGCGGGCTTCACGATTCGTTACGGGAGACGGCCATGCTGCTGACAGCGATGTTGTTGCGCTCGCAGCGCGCCATCGTGCGCTGCTTCGAGGAGGCCGGCGCCACGCGCCAGGAGGCGGCGCGGCGCCCCGAGGACCTCGGGCTGGCGCCAGGCATGGCCTGGCAGCAGCTGGTCGGGCAGGGCGTGCTGCGATGCCCGGGCGAAGGGCGCTACTTCCTGGATCTGGAACGCTGGGCGTGGCTGGGCCGGCAACGCCGGCGCCACGCCTGGGTGGTCGCCGCGGCCGTGGTCCTGCTGGCGGTGCTGCTGTTCTGGCTGCGCGCGGCGGCTGCCTGAGATGCCGCGGGGTTCATGCCGCCCTGGCGCGGCCCTGCGTCCGGAAAGCTTCAGCCCGCCAGGCGGGCCTTCACGCGGGCGGAGACCACGGCCATGTCCGCGCGGCCGGTGGCCTTCTCCTTGATGGCGGCCACGACCTTGCCCATGTCGCGGGCAGAGCTGGCGCCGGTGGTGGCGATGGCCTCGGCCACCAGGGCGTCGATTTCCGCGTCGGTGAGCTTGGCGGGCAGGTAGGCCTCGATCACGGCCACTTCGGCGCGCTCGGCATCGGCCAGGTCCTGGCGGTTGGCGGCGTCGTATTGCGAGATGGAGTCGCGGCGCTGCTTTAGCATCTTTTCCAGCACGGCAAGCGTCTGGACGTCGTCCAGTTCGATCCGCTCGTCCACCTCGCGCTGCTTGACGGCAGCGAGGACCAGGCGGATCACCGCGAGGCGGTGCTTGTCGCCGCCGCGCATGGCGGTCTTCATGTCTTCGGTGAGCTGCTGCTTCAAGGACATGTCACTCTCCGTATTCACGTGAAGGAAACGCATAAAGCCGGCGTTGCACTGGGCAACGCCGGCCGATGCTTTAGCCAAAAGGCAGCGGCTGCGGATGAACGCGCCGGCTGCCGGGGACTGGAGCCTTGCGGGGACAAGCGGCGCCGTGGGCGCCCGGCTCGAACCCTGGGCCGTCCGCTGACGCGGACGGAAGGCTCAGTACAGGCGGGTGCGACGCGAGGTGTCGCGCGAGAGGCGACGCAGGTGACGCTTCACCGCGGCGGCGCGCTTGCGCTTACGCTCCTGGGTCGGCTTTTCGTAGAACTCGCGCTTGCGAGTCTCGGCCAGGACGCCGGCCTTTTCGCAAGTGCGCTTGAAGCGACGGAGGGCAAGCTCGAACGGCTCGTTCTCGCGGACTTTTACGCTGGGCATGGAAACTCCGAGTGGTAAACTGGCCCGTCTGATCGGGCGAGCCGCGAAGTATAGCGTGGACACGAAGCAATTTTCAAAGCCCGTGCTGGGCATCGAAACGTCCTGCGACGAGACCGGGGTAGCTCTGCTGCGCTGGGAGCCCGCCGCGCCCGGGCGCGGGCTGTTGTCCCATGCGCTGTACAGCCAGATCAAGCTCCACGCCGACTACGGCGGCGTGGTGCCCGAGTTGGCCAGCCGGGATCACGTACGGAAGCTCCTGCCGCTGGTGCGCGAGGCCCTCGCGGAAGCGGGCCTGACCCCGCAGGACCTGGGTGGCGTCGCCTATACCGCGGGTCCGGGGCTGGTCGGCGCCCTTTTGGTGGGCGCGTCGGCGGCCCGGGCGATGGCCTGGGCCCTGGGCGTGCCGGCGATCGGGGTCCATCACATGGAGGGGCATCTGCTGGCCCCGCTGTTGGAAGAGGACCCTCCGGAGCCGCCCTTCGTGGCCCTGCTGGTCTCGGGCGGCCATTCCATGCTGGTCGAAGTCAAAGGCATCGGGCAGTACCGGATCCTGGGGGATACCCTCGACGATGCCGCCGGCGAAGCCTTCGACAAGACGGCCAAGCTGATGGGCCTGCCTTATCCCGGCGGCCCGGCACTCGCCGCCCTGGCGCAGCAGGGTCGGCCGGGAACGTTTCGCTTTGCCCGGCCCATGACCGACCGCCCGGGCCTGGATTTCAGCTTTTCCGGCCTGAAGACCCAGGTGCTGCTGGCCTGGCAGCAGTCCGACCAGAGCGAGCAGACGCGCGCCGACGTCGCCCGTGCCTTCGAGGAAGCCATCGTCGATACCCTGGCGATCAAATGCCGTCGCGCCTTGCAGGCAGCCGGGGCCAAGCGCCTGGTGATCGCCGGTGGCGTGGGCGCCAACAAGCG
It contains:
- a CDS encoding serine hydrolase domain-containing protein codes for the protein MHDCQTPPGHRPGARRPTSTTVISLAAALSLSIGLPASALPRATATVATATTLERTLQELQPRSVLPGYCVAVVDSGGVRYAKGFGYADLASRRPYTPETVQPVASLSKPVLAAALMQQVQAGALSLDADVDGELPFAVRNPRFASVPITLRQLATHSAGIADREPFYTQSYGKGTPATFDSKGFLQAYLDPKGASYSDDNFTKARPGTAYSYSNLGSALVALAVETKAGDSYRMYTRERIFRPLGMKASGWTPADTEGPQATLYDKNKKPLAPYAFPAYAASGLYSSCADMGRFLAEMIRGQQGQSRLLSAASYRTMFSPAWPKGQQPKGVRPGDGMDQGLFWQRSEQGELGHTGGDAGLTAQMAFNPVTGTGRVLITNISDGDRPDVARELANLWQVLGKFEQNPDP
- a CDS encoding GNAT family N-acetyltransferase; its protein translation is MPDPIVVRSIRADDYPAWKPLWDGYNAFYGRAGATALPEDITRISWARFLDESEPMHALVAESGGELLGLAHYLFHRSTIQIGLSCYLQDLFTTEAARGRGVGRALIEAVYDRARQAGSPRVYWQTHHTNATAMRLYDQVAEPSGFVVYRRQF
- a CDS encoding pentapeptide repeat-containing protein, which translates into the protein MSADPFDQRDHTGRQFRDIHRAGATLEGLRFDDCRFEHCDFSEATLRDCRFRDCEFVGCNFSLARLAGSQFGARFTDSKLVGIDWTQAHWPAIRLGAGIAFERCALNDSSFFGLSLRELALIECRAHDVDFTEADLEDADFRHSDLRGAIFRRTRLARADFRDATDYRIDVLINDVKRAKFSLPEAVSLLYGLDIDLTE
- a CDS encoding DedA family protein — encoded protein: MDLLERLVTLFAENGYAAVFIALLLCGAGAPLPEDITLVAGGVITGLGYGNVHVMFAVSMVGVLLGDAGMFLLGHHYGARILQWRVVARVLTPERYAKVQEKFERYGNRLMFIARFLPGMRTAVYITAGTTHRVSFLRFFLLDGLAALISVPIWVYLGYFGANNHEWLVMWIRRGQSSLWALGGILLLVVLVLWWRHKRRTAREGAGS
- the dnaG gene encoding DNA primase, with protein sequence MRGRIPDTFIDELLSRVDIVDVIERRVPLKKAGREWTACCPFHNERSPSFYVSPAKQFFHCFGCGAHGSAIKFLMDYDRLEFPDAVEELAQSVGMKVPYEGGRDAGPREDKTDLYGVLDGAARWYESQLPHSPDAQAYCKKRGLDAETIARFRIGWAPGGFDGVIKALGGDVRRMQLLNEAGMVASNERGNKYDRFRERLMFPILDRRGRVIAFGGRVLQAEQGPKYLNSPETPLFHKGRELFALWQVKQANSNLARIVVVEGYMDVIAMHQAGLPIAVATLGTATTPDHTEILFRAAPDVVFCFDGDRAGRAAAWKALESALPRLRDGRQAYFLFLPEGEDPDTLIRKEGKQGFEQRLKNATPLSEYFFSELAHEVDVGSLDGRARLAERARPLIARLPDGAFRDLMAQELEKRTGARAVLQADPAARRPAQRPVAVQRSLVRSAIALLLAQPGMADQVERPYGFLRLDKPGVDLLAELIDLARARPGINPMVLVEHFAERSEYSALQKLMAATVVGEPEVQRIEFFDALRRMEHQATEQRREWLIARSREGALDSAEKAELRELLAARVQPPAASN
- a CDS encoding GNAT family N-acetyltransferase: MATGAQVRFRPAAAADVGTAVPLIHSSGPAAFEYVFAVPRRNDAQAFLRHAFVDGAGEFGWRNHWVGELNGLVVAVGAGYGAEVQWDFTLAAARQILGFFGWRHAGAVIARGLRVERIIAPPKGDMHYLAHLGVDPAWQGRGIGQALIGHLAAEAARRGRSRLALDVAVSNPRAQALYERCGFVVLDEKPSALADARGHVPAHRRMERWSAG
- a CDS encoding DUF1328 family protein, coding for MLKWAIIFAIVSLVTGWMGFYSVSGITGTIAKVLFAIFLILFLIALLAAVGLFHIA
- a CDS encoding GatB/YqeY domain-containing protein; this translates as MSLKQQLTEDMKTAMRGGDKHRLAVIRLVLAAVKQREVDERIELDDVQTLAVLEKMLKQRRDSISQYDAANRQDLADAERAEVAVIEAYLPAKLTDAEIDALVAEAIATTGASSARDMGKVVAAIKEKATGRADMAVVSARVKARLAG
- the rpsU gene encoding 30S ribosomal protein S21, which encodes MPSVKVRENEPFELALRRFKRTCEKAGVLAETRKREFYEKPTQERKRKRAAAVKRHLRRLSRDTSRRTRLY
- the tsaD gene encoding tRNA (adenosine(37)-N6)-threonylcarbamoyltransferase complex transferase subunit TsaD, which codes for MDTKQFSKPVLGIETSCDETGVALLRWEPAAPGRGLLSHALYSQIKLHADYGGVVPELASRDHVRKLLPLVREALAEAGLTPQDLGGVAYTAGPGLVGALLVGASAARAMAWALGVPAIGVHHMEGHLLAPLLEEDPPEPPFVALLVSGGHSMLVEVKGIGQYRILGDTLDDAAGEAFDKTAKLMGLPYPGGPALAALAQQGRPGTFRFARPMTDRPGLDFSFSGLKTQVLLAWQQSDQSEQTRADVARAFEEAIVDTLAIKCRRALQAAGAKRLVIAGGVGANKRLRAELAEAGAKEGFRVYFPRLAFCTDNGAMIALAGAIRLASGQHQDESVQVFPRWDLESLPAV